A genomic segment from Melanotaenia boesemani isolate fMelBoe1 chromosome 9, fMelBoe1.pri, whole genome shotgun sequence encodes:
- the mrps23 gene encoding 28S ribosomal protein S23, mitochondrial has translation MAGSRLERFGTVFTRVRDLMRSGVIKPHEKPIWFDVYMAFPPKRDPLYVRKSTRPVAKKQETVPEIFYREDEVRAKFYEQYGTGSRALDLSKANFVSTCQRFVIKYAELQSNSELDDSALFEETGKALLKEGIILRRRGHLPVEESRDPVLELKLTDMLADQHSADAQT, from the exons ATGGCAGGCAGCAGGTTGGAAAGGTTTGGAACTGTGTTCACCAG GGTTCGAGATCTGATGCGCTCAGGAGTGATTAAGCCACATGAAAAACCCATCTGGTTTGATGTATACATGGCCTTTCCACCCAAGCGGGACCCACTTTATGTTCGGAAAAGCACCAGACCTGTTGCCAAAAAGCAGGAGACTGTGCCTGAAATCTTCTACAGAGAGGACGAAGTCAGAGC GAAATTCTATGAGCAGTATGGGACGGGTTCTCGAGCTCTTGATCTCTCCAAAGCAAACTTTGTGTCTACATGTCAGAG GTTTGTCATCAAGTACGCAGAGTTACAGAGTAACAGTGAACTGGACGACTCTGCTCTGTTTGAGGAGACTGGGAAGGCTTTACTCAAAGAGGGCATCATCCTGAGAAGGAGAGGACATCTTCCT GTGGAAGAATCCAGGGATCCCGTGTTGGAGCTGAAACTAACAGACATGTTGGCTGACCAGCATTCAGCTGATGCTCAGACATAA